The genomic window ATCCGGAACATCCCCTCATTGGCCTGCTCGGCCCGGCTTCCATGACCGATTAATAATAAAGCTTCCATCACTTCACTTCTCTTCTTTTCTGGTTCTTCTCCCATTTAGTGGGTAAAAAGGGTTCGAGGATTCCAGGGTTCAAGGGGTCAAGTGAAATACTTAAACGCAAGCAAAATCTCCAGAGAAAAACACTGGAATCCTTGAACCCTAGGACCCTCGGCCCCTTATGTTCTTAGCACCTCACTTGACCCCTGGAATCCTGGACCCCTTGACCCCTGATGTTTTCACCCACTCTTTTGGAGATGATCCTTATTTACAGAAATTCCTTCCTAATCAGTCGGATCTCCTCTTCCTTGGTTTTGACTTGGCCGTCCAGTCGGGCGTCCATCAGCCTGTTTAAGATCCGCTGATAAATGGGTCCGGGTTTGAACCCGAGTTTGCGGATCTCCTGGCCGGTGAGTTCCGGTTTGATGTTTCTAAGCCGGGTCAGGAAAGAGGAGAAGCGTTCTTTCGCGGTCTCTGAGGTCGTGGACGCCATCATCAGGAGTATGGTTTCCACCGGAACAGGAGAGAGCATGCCATGGATCTCACTCGGGAGGATTTTCTTGCGGTTCTTGAACCGGTTGAGAATCCGGGAGAAGGCATCGGTCCCGATCAGGTACCTGCTGAAGAAATCCCTGCTGAGGTCCAGGGTCTTTTCCACCTGCCTGATCTCTTTCTCTTCGAGTGGGAGGAGGAGACCCATGAGGCAGACCAGATAGGTCTCGACCTTGATGTCCAGGAAGAGAAGATCAAACCAGGCTATAACGTTCTTGATGGAGGAAAAGAGTTTTTCCGAATCGGATGTCAGCCTCAGATTGGGGTGGATGAATTGGAGAAGGTCAAACGACTCCATGCGCCTGATTGATGGGAAGGGGTCTTCTTCCTGGAAGAGGTATTTCAATTCGACGAAGAGCCGCTTGCCCGAGAGTTTCTGGAAAAGGTTCATGCGGACGGCGCTCTTGATCAGGCCGGCGGTCTGCCGGCCGATATTGAAGTGGAACCGGGTCTCGAACCGGATGGCCCGGAAGGCGCGCGTGGGGTCTTCCACGAAACTTAAGTTGTGCAAGACCCGGATGGCCCGGTCCTTGAGATCCCTCTGCCCTCCGAAATAGTCGACCAGATGTCCGAACGCCTTGCCGTTGAGCTGGATGATCAGAGTGTTGATGGCGAAGTCCCTTCGGTAGAGGTCTTTTTTAACGGAACTGATTTCGACCCTGGGGAGGGCCGCAGGATAATCATAGTATTCGGTCCTCGCCGTGGCCATGTCCACCCGGAATCCGTCCGGGAGGATGACCACCGCGGTCCCGAACTTGGGATGGCCCTTGACCCTTGCCTTGAAGCGCTCCGCAAAGGCATGGGCCAGTTTGATGGCGTCCCCTTTGATTACAATATCGACGTCCAGGTTCTCGATACCGAGAAGGAGGTCCCGGACAAAGCCTCCGACCACGTATGCCGAATAGCCGAGTTCATCGGCGGTCTTTCCCACATGACGGAGGATCCTGATGACCGGGGATGGGATCATTTCATCCAAGAGTTTTTTCACATTTTTGCTGAAAAGGTATTCGTTCTCATCGTTCAGGGCATAGGGAGTCTGAGGTTTCTTCCGGATATCCTCATGGAGCGCCATCAGGAGGTCGGTGCGGGTGACGGCCCCGATGACCCGGCCGTTCTCAAGTACCGGCATCATGCGCTGGTTCTTCTCGATCATGTCTTCTTCGATGGTGAAGAGCGATGTGGTCCTGTCCGCCGTCAAGACCTCCGTGCTCATAAAGTCCCGGACCGGGGTCTGCTGCAATTCATGGAAGATCCCCTTCTGCACGACCTCCCGCGTCACGACGCCGGCGAATCTCTCCCCTTCCACGACCGGAAGGGCATTGATATTGTAGCGGGTCATGATCTCCGATGCCTCGACCAGGTTCTTGTCCGCCTGAATGGTGATGACCGGCGAGGTCATGATTTCCTCGGCGCTCCGGACCGGAAGGATATGTTTTTTCAAAATCTGCAGGAGCTCCTCCTGGATTTGAAGCAGGGTCTTTTCCTTGATCGTGGCTGAGGCGGCCGTGGGGTGCCCCCCTCCGTTCATCTCGGCAAGGACCTCGCCGACGTTCACCTCGGGCAGTCTGGACCGGGCGATCAGGTGGACCCGGTCTCCCATGCGGACCAGAACGAATAACACATTGATGTTTTCAATATCCCGGAGCTTATGGGCCAGAATCGATATGTCGCCCACATACTGGTCCACTGATGCCGTTGCCAGGATCACGTCGATCCCCCGTATGGTATGGGTCCTTGCCGACTGGATGAGATCGTTCAGGAGGCCGAACTGCTCCACGGTGAGCTCTTTGGTGATGAAGTCCGAGACCATGTTGAGGTCCGCACCCTGGGTTAGAAGATATGCGGCTGCATTGAGGTCCTCCCTGCGGGTCGAGGCGAAGGTGAAGGAACCCGTGTCTTCATAGATCCCGATGGCCATGATGGTCGCCTCCAGAGGGGTGATGGGAATCCCTTTCTCCTGGATCATCTCCACCAGGATGGTGGTGGTGGAGCCCCGTTCCCGGATCACGGCATAGTCGGCCCGGATGTCCCCCGGCGTTACCGGATGGTGATCGAAGATGTGAATGGGAATACCGGGTTTGCCGATCAGTTCGGCGAACTTTCCGATCCGGCTCGACGACTTGGTGTCTACGAGGATCAACCGGGTGACCTCTTCTATTTTGATATTTTTAAGACGCTCAAAATTCAGGGCATAACTCGCGGAATGCAGAAAGAACTGGTGAAGGCCGTGTTCCTGCGAACCCGGGAAGACCATCCTGGCCTCAGGGTAGAATTTTTTTGCCGCCACCATGGAGGCCAGGCAGTCGAAATCCGCATTGGTATGGGTGGTGATGACGTCCATAGTTTGAACAAAACCTTGTTTTCCAAGTAATTTTCTGTCCTTAGCATAGAATGTGCGAACGGTCTTGTCAAACCTTTCCGCTCTTCTTGAATCTCCTTGACGGAATAGGCAAAAGATGTTAAAAAATGAAAATGATTCAGGGATAGTCCTGATGATATAAAATGCCGCTGTAGCTCAATGGTAGAGCAACTGATCCGTAATCAGTAGGTTGGAGGTTCAATCCCTCTCAGCGGCTCCATGGTTCTTTCCACGGGCCTATGACGGGATCATATCCGAAAATTTCAGGACGGACACAGGATGGCCTATCAAGATTTACGGGATTTTGTACGGGCCCTGGAACAGAAATCTCTTCTCAAGAGAATCCAGGTGGAGGTGGACCCGGAATTGGAGATCACGGAGATCACGGACCGCGTCTCCAAAGAGGCGGGCCCGGCCCTGCTTTTTGAAAAGGTCAAAGGCTCCCCTTATCCGCTCCTGATCAATGCCTTCGGGAGCATGGAAAGGATCTGCCTCGCCCTCGAGGTGGGTTCCCTGGATGAGATCGCCCGGAGGATTCAGAATATCGTTGAGCCGGAGATCCCCACCAACCTGATCGAAAAGATCAAACAGCTCCCCAAGCTGAAAAGGCTGGCCGATTTTATCCCCAAGACCGTGAAGACGGGACCGGTCAAGGAGGTTATCGAGAAGGACCGTCCTTCCCTCTCGTCCTTGCCGATCCTCAAGTGCTGGCCTCTGGATGGGGGCCGGTTCATTACACTGCCTCTGATCTTTACAAAAAATCCCGTCACCGGGACCCAGAACTGCGGGATGTACCGCATGCAGGTCTATGATGAGAAGACCACGGGGATGCACTGGCACGTCCACAAGCACGGCTCCCGCCATTACCAGGATTCAGAGCGCCGGCATGAGCGGCTCCCCGTGGCCGTGGCGCTCGGGGGGGACCCCGCGGTCATCTATTCAGCCACGGCCCCGCTCCCGGATGAGTTCGACGAGATGCTTTTTGCCGGATTCCTGCGCGGGGGGCCGGTGGAGATGGTTCCCTGCGAGACCGTGGACCTCATGGCGCCGGCCCATGCCGAGATCATTCTGGAGGGGTATGTGGATCCTGGGGAGAGCAGGGTCGAGGGCCCCTTCGGCGATCATACGGGCTATTATTCCCTGTCCGAGCCCTATCCGGTCTTTCACATCACCTGTATGACACGCAGGAAAAACCCGCTCTATCCCGCGACCATCGTGGGGAAGCCGCCCATGGAGGACTGCTATCTGGGCAAGGCCACGGAACGGATCTTCCTCCCCCTGCTGAAAAAGCAGCTCCCGGAGGTCGTGGACATGAACCTCCCGATTGAGGGGATCTTCCACAACATGGTCTTCGTCTCCATCGACAAGCGGTATCCGGGCCATGCCCGGAAGGTCATGCATTCGATCTGGGGGACCGGCCAGATGATGTTTACCAAGATGATCGTGGTTGTGGATGCCCATGTGAACGTGCAGAACACCTCCGAGGTCCTCTGGCGCCTCGGGAACAACGTGGACTGGAAAAGGGACGTGGAGGTTGTGCAAGGCCCTCTGGATGCGTTGGACCACGCCTCACCCCTTCCCAAGTACGGGGCCAAGATCGGGATCGATGCGACCAAGAAGTGGCCCGCCGAAGGGCATCTCAGGGAATGGCCTGAGGATATCATCATGACGGAGGAGATCCGGGCTCTGGTGACTGCCCGCTGGAAAGCGTACGGATTTTGATCTGCACCCTAAAATCCGGCTTTGCCGGAGATTTATGATACTCATGCCGTGTTTCGGGTCTGGCCCGGAATGGCGGCTATGACGGTCTCTGCGGATAGGAGGTTACCCATGAGTGTTCATCGTCCCTATGTCCCTATCTTCCGTATAGTTTTCCTGCTGATCCTCTCCATGGTGTTTCTGTCGTGCGGGGCCGGCAAAGGGATTGTGGAGGACGTCCATCTTCAGAGGGACCTGCAGGTCTGGTATGCGCCGGATCTCCAGAAGATCCGGATCAAACAGGTAGCCATCCTCCCCTTTGTCATGCCGGAGATCCGCCAGGGAGACAAGGAATCGGATGTGATCTGTTCCTTTTGCGGCCATCCCTTGCGTGAGCACAAAGACTTCTCCATAGAGGGGGGGCTCCTTGCGGAATACCTGTATAAAGATCTGAAGAAGTCGGCGCCTTACGAGGTCATCCCTTTGGATCAGGCCTTTTCCATTTTTCATCTCCAAAAAGGGGCGAAGGACATTTATAATGATATCCAGCTCATCATGGAACTGGGGAAAAAACTCGGGGTGGATGCTGTAGTGGTGGGGGAGGTCCTGCGGATCCATGAACGGGTGGGAGGAAACTATTCCATCGTCAGCCCGGCCTCGGTTGCATTCCGGCTGAAGATGATCCAAGTTCAGGACGGCATGGAGTTCTATAAAGTTTTGTACGATGAAACTCAAAAACCGTTGAGCGAGGAGCCGCAAAGGCTCTTTCACTGGTCCAAGATCCGGTTCCGCTGGCTCACGGCGGATCAGCTCACCCGCGCCGGGATCCATGAATCGGTGATGACATTTCCCGGAGTGCCGGTACGGTGATGCCAAGGATAGGGCTATAAATTCTAAACCCTAATGTCGAAATCCTAAACAAATCCAAAATCCAAATGTCCAAAACATTTAAATTCTGAACCGTTCTGTTTTGAATTTTGGTTATTTGAAATTGTTTAGGATTTAGAACTTAGAATTTTGAAATTGTAAGGGAAAAAAAATTATGGATCAGTTCCTGTTTGCATTTTTAGGCGGCCTGCTTTCTTTCATTTCGCCTTGTGTCTTGCCCCTGGTGCCGGCGTACATCTCTTATATTTCCGGTGTTTCGGTTGAACAACTGACCGGGAGGGAGAAGCCTTCGGCCCTCCTTCCCGGCATCCTGGCCGGTTCCGTGCTTTTTGTGGCCGGGTTTTCCCTGGTCTTCACCCTTCTCGGGGCATCGGCCACCCTGATCGGGCATATCATGACCGGTCACATGGGCCTGCTGCGCAGAATCGCAGGTCTCGCCCTGGTGGTCCTGGGCCTGCATACCACGGGCCTTTTCAGGATCGGTTTTCTGAATTATGAAAAAAGATTCCATGTCAGGACAAAACGGATCTCCTATCTCCAGGCCTTTGTCATCGGGGTGGTTTTCGCCTTCGGCTGGACCCCCTGTATCGGGCCCATCCTGGCAGGGATCCTGGCCATGGCCGGGACCCAGGAGAGCGTAATGACCGGGGTCCTCCTCCTCCTCATTTACGCCATGGGTCTTGGTATCCCCTTCATCCTCATGGGCCTTGCGACCGGCTGGTCGTTGTCCTTTATCAGCCGGGTCAAAAAGCACTTCAAGGCTGTGGAAGCGGTATCCGGGATCCTGCTGATCACCATCGGCGTGATGATCTTCATGAACCGCCTGGGGTATTTTTCAGTCTGGATCATGAAGGTCTTCCCGGCTTTGTCACGGTTCGGGTAGGACCACTAAGGATTCGGTCTTTGAACAGGACATTCTCGCCCTTCCGAACAAGCAATAGGGCGAAATCGAGGGGTTATCTCTCCAATTTCTCGATGTCAAAACCAACCAAATTAAATCTTGACAAAAAACGGCCCACCACATTAACATATCAATAGTAAAGGATTTTTCTGTTTCTTGAACTTCAGGTGGATTCAGAACTCGGAGATGGCATGATATTGTTTGAGAATATTGGCTCATACCAGGAGATTCATGCTTATGTATAAGGAATACTGGGGTTTAAAGGAATATCCATTTGAAAATCTTCCAAATCCTGGCTATCTCTATAAATCTCCCATTCACGAAGAGGCCCTGACGCGGCTGATTTATGCTATTGAGAACCGCAAGGGTGCGGCCATGCTGACCGGTGAGATCGGCTGCGGCAAGACCACGATCAGCCGGCTCCTGGTGCAGAGGCTCGTGAAAAGAAATTATCAACTGGCCCTGATCGAGAACCCCTGCCTGCCGGCCGATGACTTCTTCAAGGAGATCCTGTATCAGTTCGGATTGAAGACTACGGCTCAATCCAAGAGCGAGATGATCCACCAGCTCAACGATTTCCTGTATCAAAACCTCAAAGACGGGAAAAACACAGTGATCATTGTGGATGAGGCGCAACTGATCAACAGCAGCGAGACCTTCGAGGAACTGAGACTCCTGCTGAACTTCCAGATGAACGATTGTTTTCTCCTGACCCTGATCCTGATCGGCCAGCCCGAACTCCAAGAAAAGATGGAGAATATGCCTCAGCTGGACCAGAGGATCGCCATCCGTTACCACCTCAAGCCTCTGGACATGCAGGAGATGGTCAAGTTCATCTTTTTCAGGCTCAAGAAGGCGGGCGCCAGGCGCAACATGTTTACCAATGACGCCTTCCGGCGGATCTATGAACACAGCACCGGCATTCCGAGGAAGATCAATAACATTTGTGATCTCAGCCTGCTGATCGGCTGCGGAGAGAGCGTCAAGTTCATCAGTACCATGATCGTGGACAAGTCGGCCAACGGTTCCTTTTAAGGGAGCAGACCTATGGTAAGAATCAGCGAAATATTGCGCAAGTCCGGAGGCGGATCCGGGGAAGAAGAGAAACCATCCGTCGTACTGCATCAGGCCGTTCCTAAGAAGAAGGCGCCGCGGTCTTTCGGAAAATCAGAGGATCTGAAGCTGAGCGAGATCCTTTCCGTAGATGAACTGCTCAAGGAGAGCGAAGAAAAGGGGATTTCCACGATCATCTCCAAGGAGGAACTGCGAAGGATGTCCTCCGGCATTCTGGTCGAGAAATCCGACGTCAAGAATGCTGACGGGGAATGGATCTACGGGGATGTGGACAAGATCTACGAGGATGCCAAGAAACAGGTCGGCCTCGCCATGGACAAAGGAAAGTCGAATCAAACCTTCTCCGTGGACGCGATCGCAGAATGCACCGTCCGGATGGTTCAAAGCCTGATGGCCGGAGACAAGCTCTACCTGAAGGCGGTTTATACCCGTCACTCCTCCAACGACCTTGTTTCCCATTCCTTGAATGTAGCGATCTTCTCCCTGAAGGTCGGGATGGGGCTCAATTACAGTGAGAATCAGCTCATCCGCCTCGGGACCGTTGCTCTCCTGCACGATATCGGGATGGCCAAGCTCAATACCAAGATCATCAACAAGGAAGATGTGCTGACCAAGGAAGAGTATGAAGAGATGAAGCGGCACCCCGAATACAGCTATGAAATGCTCTCCCGCCTCGGGCGTCAGTATGAATGGATCGCGACCGTGGTGCGGCAGGAGCATGAGCGGATCAACGGCAAGGGGTATCCGAGAGGGCTTTCAGGGGAAGACCTCCATGAGTACGCACAGATCATCGGCCTGGTCGACTACTATGAAGCCCTGACCCATACCCGGCCGCAGCGCAGACGTTTTCTCCCTTACGATGCCGTCAAGATCATCGTGGAGCAGGAGAAGGGGGTGTTCGCCCAGAAGCTGATCAAAACGCTTCTGAGAAAGATCTCCGTCTTTCCTCTGGAAGGGTTTGTGAAGCTGAACACCAACGAGATCGGCAAGGTGATTGAAACCAGCGAAGAGCGCCCGCTCAGGCCCACGGTGGAGATCCTGTACCAGGCTGAAGGGCAGAAGCTGAAGGCGCCGAGGATCATCAGCCTCAAGGATAATCCCCTCATCTACATTATCAGTTCGGTCTACGAGGAGGATATCCTCGGCGAAAAAAACGGCTGGAACCTGCAGGCCGCAGCGAAACATCACAGAAATCCATAGGGTGGATCTCTGCGGAAGACTTCTTTTAACCGTGACCTTTCCATAAATTGAAGACCCTCATGCCCTATGCCGTCGAGATAGAAAAACTCACCAAGATCTTCAGGCCCAAAAGAGGCATCCGAAGGTGGTTCGCCTCATCCTCCCTCTCTCATGACATCAAGGTGCTGGACGATGTAACCCTCTGTGTGCAAACCGGAGAGGTCTTCGGCCTGCTCGGGCCCAACGGGGCGGGCAAGACCACGCTGCTTAAGATCCTCTCCACCCTGATCCGTCCGGATCGGGGGAGTGTCCGCATCCTGGGGTACGACCTGGTTCGGGACGAAAACCGGATCAAAGAGCGGATCGGCATGGTCTATCCGGACGAAAGGAGCTTCTATTGGCGTCTGAGCGGGAGGGAAAACCTGTGTTTCTTTGGTTCCTTGTTGAACCTCTCCGC from Nitrospirae bacterium CG2_30_53_67 includes these protein-coding regions:
- a CDS encoding menaquinone biosynthesis decarboxylase, producing MAYQDLRDFVRALEQKSLLKRIQVEVDPELEITEITDRVSKEAGPALLFEKVKGSPYPLLINAFGSMERICLALEVGSLDEIARRIQNIVEPEIPTNLIEKIKQLPKLKRLADFIPKTVKTGPVKEVIEKDRPSLSSLPILKCWPLDGGRFITLPLIFTKNPVTGTQNCGMYRMQVYDEKTTGMHWHVHKHGSRHYQDSERRHERLPVAVALGGDPAVIYSATAPLPDEFDEMLFAGFLRGGPVEMVPCETVDLMAPAHAEIILEGYVDPGESRVEGPFGDHTGYYSLSEPYPVFHITCMTRRKNPLYPATIVGKPPMEDCYLGKATERIFLPLLKKQLPEVVDMNLPIEGIFHNMVFVSIDKRYPGHARKVMHSIWGTGQMMFTKMIVVVDAHVNVQNTSEVLWRLGNNVDWKRDVEVVQGPLDALDHASPLPKYGAKIGIDATKKWPAEGHLREWPEDIIMTEEIRALVTARWKAYGF